In one window of Solanum pennellii chromosome 2, SPENNV200 DNA:
- the LOC107010262 gene encoding protein PIN-LIKES 3-like, translated as MAFVELFVVALMPVLKTLIITAVGLFLALEPVNLLGSTARHHLNNLVFYIFTPALVASSLAETVTSSNIVALWFMPVNILLTFIIGSMLGWILVKITKTPIHLHGLVISCCSAGNLGNLLLIIIPAVCEEKNSPFGDSITCSTNGKAYASLSMAVGAVYIWTYIYNMIRSSGSQHNNTSTHVQKLPPEEMDHQSQLALPLISYQTTHDHHQGQVVKKMKQHIKIWTQRINFKMLFAPSTIATIVGILIGVSSLLRNLMIGNEAPLHVIDSSASMLGEAAIPAMTLIVGANLLKGLKKSEVGVWIVIGIQVIRYIALPLSGICVVKVARHFGLVGSDSLYQFVLLLQYALPSAMTIGTITQLFEVGESECSVIMLWNYALASVALTLWTTYYMWILS; from the exons ATGGCATTTGTGGAGTTGTTTGTGGTGGCATTAATGCCTGTTCTTAAAACACTCATAATTACTGCTGTTGGTTTATTCCTTGCTCTTGAACCTGTCAATCTTCTTGGCTCCACTGCAAGACACCATTTGAACAAT CTTGTGTTTTATATATTTACTCCAGCGTTGGTGGCTAGCAGCTTGGCTGAAACAGTAACATCGAGCAACATTGTTGCATT ATGGTTCATGCCAGTAAATATCCTTCTCACCTTTATTATTGGTTCAATGCTTGGATGGATACTTGTGAAGATCACAAAAACTCCTATACATCTCCATGGCCTAGTTATTAGTTGTTGTTCTGCAG GGAATTTGGGGAACTTGCTTCTCATCATAATACCAGCAGTATGTGAGGAGAAGAATAGTCCTTTTGGGGATTCAATTACATGCTCCACTAATGGAAAGGCCTATGCATCACTATCTATGGCG GTAGGAGCAGTGTATATTTGGACATATATCTATAACATGATTCGATCATCTGGAAGTCAACATAATAATACCTCAACACATGTACAAAAATTACCTCCAGAGGAAATGGACCATCAATCTCAACTTGCACTGCCTCTCATTTCATATCAAACCACACATGATCATCATCAG GGACAGGTTGTGAAAAAGATGAaacaacatatcaaaatatGGACACAGAGAATCAATTTCAAAATGTTATTTGCACCCTCAACAATTGCTACG ATTGTTGGGATCTTAATTGGTGTATCATCTTTGCTAAGAAATTTAATGATTGGAAATGAGGCTCCATTGCATGTCATCGATAGCTCTGCATCTATGCTTGG AGAAGCTGCAATACCAGCCATGACATTGATCGTTGGAGCAAATCTTCTTAAAG GGCTGAAAAAGTCAGAAGTAGGTGTGTGGATTGTGATAGGCATTCAAGTAATACGTTATATAGCATTGCCACTATCAGGAATTTGTGTTGTGAAAGTTGCACGCCATTTTGGGTTGGTTGGATCAGATTCATTATATCAGTTTGTACTTCTTTTGCAATATGCACTTCCATCTGCCATGACCATAG GTACAATTACACAGttgtttgaggttggtgaaAGTGAATGTTCAGTAATTATGCTATGGAATTATGCTCTGGCATCAGTTGCACTTACTCTATGGACAACTTACTACATGTGGATTTTATCTTAA